A DNA window from Primulina tabacum isolate GXHZ01 chromosome 12, ASM2559414v2, whole genome shotgun sequence contains the following coding sequences:
- the LOC142520193 gene encoding uncharacterized protein LOC142520193 gives MEDAKEHNTHTSTTKTDALAQMPSYAKFLKYILTKKRKLIDFETVKLSEDVQLFCKINYLQSLKIQALCDLGASINLMSYSCFEKLGIGEVKPTTIPLQLADRSIKYPLGVIEDVLVKVDKFIFPFDFVMLDMEEDREIPLILDRPFLATGRALIDVEKGELVLRLNDEKVTFNVFRSMKYLGSSDCYRIDAIDDIVECSVQDTFIEDPLEMLLVNPKSTESDREEVEECMNYLEGSKPLPRSLNSKIGELENIPKSLKPSIEEILFLELKPLPPN, from the exons ATGGAAGATGCTAAGGAACATAACACTCACACCAGCACTACAAAGACAG ATGCTCTGGCTCAAATGCCTTCTTATGCTAAATTCTTGAAATATATTTTGACTAAAAAGAGGAAACTTATTGATTTTGAAACTGTTAAGCTTTCTGAGGATGTTCAGctattttgcaaaataaattacctTCAAAGCTTAAAGATCCAG GCattgtgtgatcttggtgctaGCATAAATCTTATGTCTTATTCTTGTTTTGAGAAATTGGGGATTGGAGAagttaaaccaaccactatTCCCCTTCAGCTTGCTGATAGATCTATTAAATATCCTTTAGGGGTTATAGAGGATGTTTTGGTTAAAgttgataaatttatatttccatTTGACTTTGTTATGCTAGACATGGAGGAGGATCGTGAGATCCCCCTAATTTTAGATCGTCCTTTCTTAGCTACTGGAAGAGCTCTCATAGATGTGGAAAAAGGTGAGTTAGTTTTGAGGTTGAATGATGAGAAGGTAACTTTTAATGTTTTTCGTAGTATGAAGTATCTTGGATCTTCTGATTGTTATAGAATAGATGctattgatgatattgttgaGTGTAGTGTGCAGGATACTTTTATTGAAGACCCACTGGAGATGCTTTTGGTGAACCCAAAATCCACGGAATCAGACAGAGAAGAGGTGGAGGAATGTATGAACTACTTGGAAGGATCAAAGCCTCTGCCAAGATCGTTGAATTCGAAGATTGGGGAGCTTgaaaatattccaaaatcactTAAACCATCCATAGAAGAAATCCTATTCCTCGAACTCAAACCACTTCCTCctaattga